A genomic stretch from Sulfurimonas sediminis includes:
- the ychF gene encoding redox-regulated ATPase YchF has protein sequence MGLAIGLVGLPNVGKSTTFNALTKAQNAEAANYPFCTIEPNKAVVPVPDKRLHELAKIVNPERIQYSTIDFVDIAGLVKGASKGEGLGNKFLSNIRETEVILQIVRCFEDENIVHNEGSIDPLRDVEIIEGELILADIEVLANRIERLKKQAKADKSAKTVLEMAQELLEFLGEGNLARNFEKADSDEYRQLNREVRFLTDKEIMYGANTDEDGLLEDNEYVKALREHAEKNNCELIKLCAKVEEELIGLEDDEAQEFLTDLGVEESGLEQIIHKGFDKLGLMSYFTAGVKEVRSWTIRKNSTAPKAAAAIHNDFEKGFIRAEVIAYEDFIACGGEAKAKEAGKMRLEGKEYIVQDGDIMHFRFNV, from the coding sequence ATGGGATTAGCAATAGGCTTAGTCGGACTTCCAAACGTCGGTAAATCAACAACTTTTAATGCATTAACAAAGGCACAAAACGCGGAGGCAGCCAACTACCCATTTTGTACCATAGAGCCAAACAAGGCTGTTGTGCCTGTTCCGGACAAAAGACTGCATGAACTTGCAAAAATAGTCAATCCTGAGAGAATTCAATATTCTACTATTGATTTTGTTGACATCGCAGGTCTTGTAAAAGGTGCAAGCAAAGGCGAAGGTCTTGGAAACAAATTTCTTTCAAACATACGTGAGACAGAAGTGATTTTACAGATTGTCAGATGTTTTGAAGATGAAAATATTGTGCACAATGAAGGAAGCATTGATCCTTTGCGTGACGTAGAAATCATCGAAGGTGAATTGATTTTGGCTGATATTGAAGTGCTTGCAAATCGAATCGAGAGACTTAAAAAACAGGCAAAAGCCGATAAAAGTGCAAAAACTGTTTTAGAAATGGCCCAAGAGCTTTTGGAGTTTTTAGGCGAAGGAAATTTAGCACGCAACTTTGAAAAAGCAGACTCTGATGAGTATCGCCAACTCAACCGTGAAGTGCGTTTTTTAACCGACAAAGAGATTATGTACGGTGCAAATACGGACGAAGACGGTCTTTTGGAAGACAATGAGTATGTAAAAGCATTACGCGAGCATGCAGAAAAAAACAATTGTGAACTTATCAAACTTTGTGCAAAAGTCGAAGAAGAACTCATCGGGCTTGAAGATGATGAAGCGCAGGAGTTTTTAACAGATTTAGGTGTTGAAGAATCCGGACTTGAACAGATTATACACAAAGGTTTTGATAAACTCGGTCTTATGAGCTACTTCACTGCCGGTGTAAAAGAGGTGCGTTCTTGGACGATTCGTAAAAACTCAACTGCCCCAAAAGCAGCAGCAGCCATTCATAACGATTTCGAAAAAGGCTTTATCCGTGCCGAAGTGATTGCTTATGAAGATTTTATTGCGTGTGGTGGTGAAGCAAAAGCAAAAGAAGCCGGAAAAATGAGATTAGAGGGAAAAGAGTATATTGTTCAAGATGGTGATATTATGCACTTTCGATTTAATGTGTGA
- a CDS encoding MTH1187 family thiamine-binding protein → MSVLLEFSMFPTSDNCRDGSSVSKQVAKIVDAIDKSGVAYQLTPMGTVVETNTMREALDIIELAYEQVSGCDRVYSSLKFDIRKNTKNRLTSKIKSIETQLKREVQK, encoded by the coding sequence ATGAGTGTACTTTTAGAATTTTCAATGTTTCCGACATCTGATAACTGTCGAGATGGCAGTTCCGTATCCAAACAGGTGGCTAAGATAGTAGATGCTATAGATAAAAGCGGCGTAGCATACCAACTCACTCCGATGGGAACAGTTGTAGAAACAAATACAATGCGTGAGGCTTTAGACATTATTGAACTTGCGTATGAGCAGGTAAGCGGTTGTGACAGAGTCTATTCTTCATTGAAATTTGATATACGTAAAAACACGAAAAACAGACTGACTTCAAAGATTAAGTCCATAGAAACACAACTCAAGAGAGAAGTCCAAAAATAA
- the metE gene encoding 5-methyltetrahydropteroyltriglutamate--homocysteine S-methyltransferase, producing the protein MSKNTYVVGFPRIGEQRELKFALEKYWAKKSSFSEVEKVAKTLKQRHWNYQKDAGIEYISTNDFSFYDNMLDMAVTLNAVPKRFAHLQGEERYFAMTRGNKDAVAMEMTKWFNTNYHYIVPELSLEDEYKLNADKIISEYKEAKEQGLTCKINIIGPLTFLGLCKRVDGGDTYELYSKVLAVYEDLLQEIAKLDESVTLQIDEPIFVKDLETTVLSLIKPTYDKLANVSKNIKIAVVTYFEHSCEATKILLHTPIWALGLDFLYGQENFDSLKLIAKSDKTLIAGVVDGRNIWKNDIEKSINILNNIALHVNKNNILVSSSCSLLHVPFSLKYEEKMDPEIKNWLSYGVEKLDEISLISKIFFHSKEALHVNDLERLEANKKANISRKTSKLIHDEEVQARVSGISQYEREGKYEQRIQLQKAKLQYLPLATTTIGSFPQTPEIRHARREYKNGNLDEKSYKNEMKKYIDDCVSFQEECGLEILVHGEPERNDMVEYFGEQLQGYGFSQNGWVQSYGSRCVKPPFIYGDISRPKPMTVDWITYAQSKTDKIMKGMLTGPVTILNWSFVRDDMERSEVSKQIALGICDEVDDLQKAGIKIIQVDEAAFKEGYPLRKAKVQEYEDWAVRDFKLSVSCAKQETQIHTHMCYSEFNDIIATIEAMDADVISIETARSGNELLKIFAKVGYKQEVGPGVYDIHSPRIPSVEEIVTQIHSLLEVLPKEQLWINPDCGLKTRKWEEVKPSLKNMVEAVKLVRETLG; encoded by the coding sequence ATGTCAAAAAATACATATGTAGTAGGATTTCCAAGAATTGGAGAACAAAGAGAACTGAAATTTGCCCTTGAGAAATATTGGGCCAAAAAAAGCAGCTTTAGTGAAGTTGAAAAAGTAGCAAAAACATTGAAGCAAAGACACTGGAACTATCAAAAAGATGCAGGTATAGAATATATCAGCACAAATGATTTTTCTTTTTATGACAACATGCTTGATATGGCAGTCACACTAAATGCTGTGCCAAAGCGCTTTGCACATCTGCAGGGGGAAGAACGCTATTTTGCAATGACAAGAGGCAACAAAGATGCCGTAGCGATGGAGATGACAAAATGGTTTAATACAAACTATCACTACATCGTTCCTGAATTATCACTTGAAGATGAGTACAAATTAAATGCCGATAAAATCATATCAGAATATAAAGAGGCAAAAGAACAGGGGCTTACATGTAAGATTAACATCATAGGACCATTGACATTTTTAGGGCTTTGTAAAAGAGTGGACGGTGGTGATACTTATGAACTGTATTCTAAAGTTTTGGCTGTATATGAAGATCTTCTTCAAGAAATAGCCAAACTTGATGAGAGTGTTACTTTACAAATTGATGAACCTATATTTGTAAAAGACCTTGAGACAACAGTGCTGAGCCTTATAAAACCGACCTATGACAAACTTGCCAATGTTTCTAAAAATATAAAAATTGCAGTTGTAACATATTTTGAACACTCATGCGAAGCAACAAAAATTCTTTTGCATACTCCGATATGGGCTCTTGGACTTGATTTTTTATATGGTCAAGAAAACTTTGACTCACTCAAGCTCATTGCCAAGTCCGACAAAACACTTATAGCAGGTGTGGTTGATGGAAGAAACATTTGGAAAAACGATATTGAAAAGAGTATTAATATTCTCAACAATATTGCTTTACATGTAAACAAAAATAATATCTTGGTTTCTTCTTCATGCTCTTTGTTACATGTACCTTTTAGCTTAAAATATGAAGAAAAGATGGATCCTGAGATAAAAAACTGGCTTAGTTACGGCGTTGAAAAGTTAGATGAAATTTCGCTTATCAGTAAAATCTTTTTTCATTCAAAAGAGGCTTTACATGTAAATGATCTCGAACGCTTAGAAGCAAACAAAAAAGCAAATATTTCAAGAAAAACTTCAAAACTAATTCATGATGAAGAGGTACAGGCAAGAGTTTCCGGCATCAGTCAGTATGAACGTGAGGGAAAATATGAACAAAGGATACAACTGCAAAAAGCAAAACTGCAATACCTGCCACTGGCAACAACAACTATCGGTTCATTTCCCCAAACACCAGAGATAAGACATGCCAGACGGGAATATAAAAATGGTAACCTGGATGAAAAAAGCTATAAAAATGAGATGAAAAAATACATAGATGACTGTGTATCTTTTCAAGAAGAGTGTGGACTCGAAATTTTAGTCCATGGGGAACCAGAGCGCAATGATATGGTTGAATACTTCGGAGAACAGCTTCAGGGTTATGGCTTTTCCCAAAACGGCTGGGTACAGAGTTATGGCAGCCGATGTGTAAAGCCGCCTTTCATTTACGGTGACATTTCTCGTCCAAAACCAATGACAGTAGACTGGATCACCTATGCGCAAAGCAAAACAGACAAAATAATGAAAGGTATGCTCACAGGTCCTGTTACGATTTTAAACTGGTCATTTGTGCGTGATGATATGGAGCGCAGTGAAGTCAGCAAGCAAATTGCACTTGGAATTTGTGATGAAGTGGATGATTTGCAAAAAGCCGGCATCAAAATCATCCAAGTTGATGAAGCAGCATTTAAAGAGGGCTATCCTTTGCGAAAAGCAAAAGTGCAAGAGTATGAAGATTGGGCAGTAAGAGATTTTAAGCTCTCAGTAAGTTGTGCAAAACAAGAGACACAGATTCATACACATATGTGCTACAGTGAATTTAATGACATTATTGCGACTATAGAAGCTATGGATGCGGATGTTATCTCGATAGAAACGGCGAGAAGCGGAAATGAATTGTTGAAAATTTTTGCAAAAGTCGGCTATAAACAAGAAGTTGGTCCAGGTGTTTATGATATTCATTCACCGAGAATTCCATCTGTAGAAGAGATTGTCACACAGATTCATTCACTCTTGGAGGTACTTCCAAAAGAGCAGTTATGGATAAATCCTGACTGTGGACTTAAAACACGTAAATGGGAAGAAGTAAAGCCAAGTTTAAAAAATATGGTTGAAGCTGTGAAACTTGTCAGAGAAACGTTAGGCTAA
- a CDS encoding leucyl aminopeptidase: protein MNIKLITEKAYNAKNNVSVEFVMPQNLGTHKYYKLLNKSGFKAKQDTLCALYEKNILVCGIEDSSADNIRSAAGTAIKSLKISNYKSASFTVEKNNIKALVEGLILGGYEFNKYKTKNEKQKFKNIYLTCKDVAELKDAFEEAVIIADATCYTRDIVNIAPDDLNPPSFAKLAKKLARENALECTVLGHKELKKEKCEAMLAVGRASCHDTKLIHLAYKPKNPKKTISLVGKGLTYDSGGLSLKPATSMVTMKMDKAGACAVLGIIKAVSELKLDIEVHAFVGAVENMIGGNAYKPDDVLTSRKGDTIEVRNTDAEGRLVLADVLDYAQEKVKADYLFDFATLTGACMVALGQYTTGVMGHSNRLRHDISKASSRAGELTASLPFNKYLKKQLKSEIADICNISNKPYGGAITAGLFLDNFIKEENKDKWLHFDIAGSAYTESPWDVNVYGGTGAGVRFMSEFLKSIK, encoded by the coding sequence ATGAATATAAAATTAATTACCGAAAAAGCATATAATGCAAAAAACAATGTGAGTGTAGAATTTGTCATGCCTCAGAATCTGGGCACACACAAATACTATAAACTGCTTAACAAGTCAGGTTTCAAAGCCAAACAAGACACTCTGTGTGCTTTGTATGAAAAGAACATACTTGTGTGCGGCATTGAAGATAGCAGTGCTGATAATATTCGCAGTGCGGCAGGCACAGCAATAAAATCTTTAAAAATATCAAACTATAAATCTGCGAGTTTTACAGTAGAAAAAAACAATATCAAAGCTCTCGTGGAAGGTTTAATCCTTGGCGGATATGAATTTAACAAATATAAAACAAAAAATGAGAAGCAGAAGTTTAAAAACATCTACCTTACATGTAAAGATGTAGCCGAATTAAAAGATGCTTTTGAAGAAGCTGTCATTATAGCTGATGCAACATGCTATACACGTGATATTGTAAATATTGCTCCTGATGATTTGAATCCACCCTCTTTTGCAAAACTGGCGAAAAAACTGGCACGGGAAAATGCTCTTGAGTGTACCGTTTTGGGGCATAAAGAGCTTAAAAAAGAAAAATGTGAGGCAATGCTTGCAGTCGGCCGCGCTTCATGTCATGATACAAAGCTCATTCATCTGGCATACAAACCGAAAAATCCAAAGAAAACCATATCTCTTGTTGGAAAGGGTCTGACCTATGACAGTGGCGGACTCAGCCTTAAACCCGCAACTTCTATGGTCACTATGAAAATGGACAAAGCCGGAGCCTGTGCAGTGCTGGGTATTATAAAAGCAGTCAGTGAATTAAAACTCGATATTGAAGTACACGCTTTTGTCGGTGCAGTTGAGAACATGATAGGCGGAAATGCCTACAAACCTGATGATGTTTTGACTTCTCGCAAAGGCGATACGATAGAAGTAAGAAATACCGACGCAGAAGGTCGCCTGGTCCTTGCGGATGTCCTTGATTATGCCCAGGAAAAAGTAAAAGCGGACTATTTGTTTGATTTTGCAACACTTACGGGTGCCTGCATGGTAGCACTTGGACAATATACAACCGGCGTTATGGGACATTCCAACAGACTCAGACATGACATTTCCAAAGCTTCGAGCAGAGCCGGAGAATTAACAGCTTCCCTGCCGTTTAACAAGTATTTGAAAAAACAGCTCAAAAGTGAAATAGCCGATATCTGTAATATTTCAAACAAGCCTTACGGTGGAGCGATTACAGCCGGACTTTTTTTAGACAACTTTATCAAAGAAGAAAACAAAGACAAATGGCTGCACTTTGACATAGCCGGAAGCGCTTATACTGAAAGTCCCTGGGATGTCAATGTATATGGCGGAACCGGTGCAGGTGTTCGTTTTATGAGTGAGTTTCTAAAAAGCATCAAATAA
- the trpB gene encoding tryptophan synthase subunit beta gives MYIPSPSKYDPDENGHFGIFGGRYVPETLMPALLQLKVEYEAIRFDEEFWKEVDYYLKDYVGRPSPLFYAENISKEIGAKVYLKREDLNHTGAHKVNNVIAQGLMAKRLGYKKVIAETGAGQHGVATATIAALLDLECEIFMGAKDVERQELNVFRMKLLGAKVNAVESGSRTLKDAMNDAIRHWVTNARDTFYIIGTVAGPHPYPMMVRDFQAIIGWEARAQILQKENRLPDYVLACIGGGSNAIGMFQHFLDDKEVQCIGIEAGGLGLDTNKHGCSLEKGRPGILHGQMSYLLQDEDGQVLEAHSISAGLDYPGIGPEHAFHKDNKSVIYDNITDQEALDAFVWLSQKEGIIPAFESSHAVAYLKKMPDIKDKLIIVNLSGRGDKDMIQAKDILHFD, from the coding sequence ATGTATATTCCCAGCCCTTCAAAATATGATCCTGACGAAAACGGACATTTTGGAATTTTCGGTGGTCGCTATGTTCCTGAAACACTTATGCCGGCACTTCTGCAACTCAAAGTTGAATATGAAGCTATTCGCTTTGATGAAGAGTTCTGGAAAGAGGTCGACTACTATCTAAAAGATTATGTCGGCCGTCCGAGTCCTTTGTTTTATGCCGAAAATATTTCCAAAGAAATCGGTGCAAAGGTTTACCTCAAGCGTGAAGACTTAAATCATACCGGTGCGCATAAAGTAAACAATGTTATTGCACAGGGTTTGATGGCAAAACGCTTAGGTTATAAAAAAGTCATTGCAGAGACTGGTGCGGGGCAGCATGGTGTGGCAACAGCAACCATCGCAGCACTGCTTGATTTGGAATGTGAAATATTTATGGGTGCAAAAGATGTAGAGCGTCAGGAACTGAATGTTTTTCGCATGAAACTTCTTGGTGCAAAGGTCAATGCTGTTGAGAGTGGCAGCAGAACACTTAAAGATGCAATGAACGATGCCATCCGTCACTGGGTCACCAATGCAAGAGATACCTTTTACATCATAGGAACAGTCGCCGGTCCACACCCCTACCCTATGATGGTACGCGACTTTCAGGCAATTATCGGCTGGGAGGCAAGAGCGCAAATTTTACAAAAAGAGAACAGACTGCCGGATTATGTGCTTGCCTGTATAGGCGGAGGCAGTAATGCTATCGGTATGTTTCAACACTTTTTAGATGATAAAGAGGTGCAGTGTATCGGTATTGAAGCCGGTGGACTTGGCTTAGATACGAACAAACACGGCTGTTCTTTGGAAAAAGGGCGTCCCGGTATTTTGCATGGTCAGATGAGCTATCTGCTCCAGGATGAAGACGGACAGGTTCTTGAAGCGCATTCTATAAGTGCAGGACTAGATTACCCCGGAATCGGACCCGAACATGCTTTTCACAAAGACAACAAATCAGTTATTTATGACAATATAACCGATCAGGAGGCTTTGGATGCTTTTGTATGGCTTTCGCAAAAAGAGGGAATCATTCCGGCATTTGAAAGTTCCCATGCAGTCGCTTATTTAAAAAAGATGCCTGATATAAAAGACAAACTCATCATCGTCAACCTCTCAGGCCGCGGTGACAAAGACATGATTCAGGCAAAAGACATTTTGCATTTTGATTAA
- a CDS encoding adenine phosphoribosyltransferase, with the protein MITLSKTEKKILEDSIRDIQDFPKPGIVFKDITTLLNNKEAYGVLMNHLYQRYKEYNLEYIAGIDARGFIFGAALAQMLGIGFVPIRKKGKLPYTTISEKYALEYGVDEIEVHIDAFGKQIGARVLVIDDLIATGGTANAAATLVNQTGAACIECCFIIGLTFLDGIKKLQEKTDVYSVIEVN; encoded by the coding sequence ATGATAACACTAAGTAAAACTGAAAAAAAAATCTTGGAAGACTCAATCAGAGATATACAAGATTTTCCAAAACCGGGTATTGTCTTCAAAGATATCACTACTTTACTCAACAACAAAGAGGCATATGGTGTTTTGATGAATCATCTTTACCAAAGATATAAAGAGTATAATCTTGAATATATTGCCGGTATTGATGCCAGAGGTTTTATATTCGGAGCGGCTTTGGCACAAATGCTCGGGATTGGATTTGTACCTATTCGCAAAAAAGGGAAACTTCCCTACACAACCATCAGCGAAAAATACGCACTTGAATACGGAGTAGATGAAATCGAAGTTCATATAGATGCTTTTGGCAAACAAATCGGTGCAAGAGTCCTCGTAATAGATGATTTAATAGCTACAGGCGGTACAGCAAATGCGGCTGCCACACTTGTCAACCAGACAGGTGCTGCATGTATCGAATGTTGTTTTATTATAGGCCTTACCTTCCTTGACGGTATAAAAAAACTACAAGAAAAAACTGATGTATATTCAGTGATAGAGGTTAATTAA
- the rpiB gene encoding ribose 5-phosphate isomerase B, producing the protein MKFYIGTDHAGLELKNWTVELLQSKGHEVHDFGPYTTDRVDYPDYAHKVATAVLEDENSQGILICGSGIGMSMAANRHHGIRAALCHDAYTATVARGHNDANILCFGERIVGKGVAESIIDAWIAGSFEGGRHIARVAKIETL; encoded by the coding sequence ATGAAATTTTATATAGGTACCGACCATGCAGGTTTAGAACTGAAGAACTGGACAGTAGAGCTTTTACAATCAAAAGGACATGAAGTACATGACTTCGGTCCATACACAACAGACAGAGTTGATTATCCTGATTATGCACATAAAGTTGCTACTGCAGTCTTAGAAGATGAAAACTCCCAAGGTATTTTAATCTGCGGGAGCGGAATCGGTATGAGCATGGCAGCCAACAGACACCACGGTATTCGTGCTGCACTGTGCCATGATGCCTATACCGCAACTGTGGCACGCGGACACAATGATGCAAATATCTTATGCTTTGGTGAGAGAATTGTCGGAAAAGGTGTTGCAGAATCCATCATTGATGCATGGATAGCAGGAAGCTTTGAAGGTGGCCGTCACATTGCCAGAGTCGCAAAAATAGAAACACTCTAA
- a CDS encoding site-2 protease family protein has product MDSLDLLKIAAAVLALAVAIIGHEIMHGWVAYMYGDMTAKNAGRLTINPISHIDLVGTIIVPATMYFLPMLLGSDGGILFGWAKPVPINTFTVISRGGYNAAMQVDLAGIVYNFTMGAVAAITLTAMSTPTTADSLFYIFFYIFIYQLLIINIVLGVFNLLPIPQFDGGHFLMHLALKYKINSIAEFYYKYDRYGIIIVLIILMTPLNQYVLFMPVQAIIHLLLS; this is encoded by the coding sequence ATGGACTCACTTGATTTATTAAAAATAGCAGCTGCCGTTTTAGCACTTGCTGTTGCAATTATCGGACACGAAATTATGCATGGCTGGGTTGCTTACATGTACGGTGACATGACAGCCAAAAATGCAGGACGTTTAACAATAAACCCAATTTCGCATATAGATTTGGTCGGAACTATCATAGTGCCTGCTACTATGTACTTTTTACCGATGCTGTTGGGCTCAGACGGGGGAATACTCTTTGGCTGGGCAAAACCTGTTCCAATCAATACCTTTACAGTCATAAGCAGAGGTGGATATAATGCCGCCATGCAGGTGGATTTAGCAGGTATTGTCTATAATTTTACTATGGGTGCAGTTGCAGCAATTACTCTGACTGCTATGAGTACACCGACAACTGCTGACTCCCTGTTTTATATATTTTTCTATATATTTATATACCAACTGCTTATCATCAACATCGTTTTAGGCGTATTTAACCTGCTTCCGATTCCCCAGTTTGACGGTGGGCATTTTTTAATGCATCTTGCGTTAAAATATAAAATAAATTCTATTGCAGAGTTTTATTACAAATATGACAGATACGGGATTATTATTGTACTCATTATTTTAATGACCCCCTTAAATCAATATGTACTTTTTATGCCGGTGCAGGCAATTATACATTTGTTACTATCTTAG
- the lepB gene encoding signal peptidase I, with amino-acid sequence MKKILHKAYKWSNSWTGTVVIVLFTIFFVAQAFRIPSGSMKDSLLIGDHLFAKKFAYGIPMPYIPFLEIPIIPWSKELKIVDGDTPKHGDIVIFRYPGNIKQHFVKRCVALPGDELFVADKNLFLHFKEGDEWIKKNYKDYEIAIFDGKLWVKNPYMKKHPGIHHDPKIVNNGRFPIQIFYVNPLKVEKNHYFMMGDNRDHSNDSRFWGSVPYENIEGTPWFIYFSIDKDYKIRWDRIGKTPADLEKPEHLKKAIQEREEEDKEYYGLT; translated from the coding sequence ATGAAAAAAATCTTACATAAAGCATATAAATGGTCAAATTCCTGGACAGGGACTGTTGTCATTGTCCTTTTTACTATCTTTTTTGTTGCCCAGGCTTTTCGTATTCCAAGCGGCAGTATGAAAGACTCCCTTTTGATCGGAGACCATCTTTTTGCCAAAAAATTTGCCTACGGTATTCCTATGCCCTACATTCCGTTTTTGGAAATTCCCATCATTCCATGGAGCAAAGAGCTGAAAATTGTCGATGGAGACACCCCAAAGCACGGTGATATCGTCATTTTCAGATACCCTGGAAACATTAAACAGCATTTTGTAAAACGCTGTGTTGCTCTTCCGGGAGACGAATTGTTTGTTGCTGACAAAAACCTGTTTCTTCATTTTAAAGAAGGTGACGAATGGATTAAAAAGAATTATAAAGATTATGAAATAGCAATTTTTGACGGAAAACTGTGGGTAAAAAATCCTTATATGAAAAAACATCCCGGTATTCATCATGATCCGAAAATCGTAAATAACGGGCGTTTTCCGATACAGATTTTTTATGTAAATCCGCTCAAAGTCGAAAAAAACCATTATTTTATGATGGGTGACAATCGTGACCACTCCAATGACAGCCGTTTTTGGGGAAGTGTTCCTTATGAAAATATTGAAGGAACACCTTGGTTTATCTATTTTTCAATTGACAAAGATTATAAAATTCGATGGGACAGAATAGGAAAAACACCTGCCGACTTGGAAAAACCGGAGCACTTAAAAAAAGCAATACAAGAAAGAGAAGAAGAAGACAAAGAATATTATGGACTCACTTGA
- the folD gene encoding bifunctional methylenetetrahydrofolate dehydrogenase/methenyltetrahydrofolate cyclohydrolase FolD yields MQILDGKALAKKIENNVADEVAKLKAQTDRTPGLAVILVGQDPASQAYVSMKKKACDRVGFYSVSHEMPEDISQDAIENTIKMMNQNPNIDGILVQLPLPPQIDTTKILELVDPAKDVDGFHPYNVGRLVTNLDGFVPCTPLGVMELLKEYNIDVKGKNCCVVGASNIVGKPMAALLLNADATVEVCHIFTDDLKKHTLNADIILVGVGVINLIKEDMVKEGAIIIDIGINRAANGKLVGDVDFENVSQKCSYITPVPGGVGPMTIAMLLSNTLKAAKLNAQQKD; encoded by the coding sequence ATGCAGATTCTTGATGGGAAAGCACTTGCAAAAAAAATTGAAAACAATGTGGCAGATGAAGTTGCCAAGTTAAAAGCACAAACAGACAGAACTCCAGGACTTGCCGTAATACTTGTAGGACAGGATCCTGCGAGCCAGGCATATGTCAGCATGAAGAAAAAAGCCTGTGACAGGGTCGGTTTTTACTCAGTCAGCCATGAAATGCCCGAAGACATTTCTCAAGATGCGATAGAAAATACCATCAAAATGATGAATCAAAACCCAAATATTGACGGAATACTGGTGCAGCTTCCTCTGCCTCCGCAAATTGATACAACAAAGATTCTTGAACTTGTTGATCCTGCAAAAGATGTTGACGGTTTTCATCCCTACAATGTAGGACGCCTTGTCACAAACCTGGACGGTTTTGTACCCTGCACACCACTGGGTGTCATGGAGCTTTTAAAAGAGTACAACATTGATGTAAAAGGAAAGAACTGTTGTGTTGTCGGTGCTTCGAATATTGTCGGAAAACCTATGGCTGCTCTTTTGCTCAACGCAGATGCCACTGTTGAGGTGTGTCACATCTTTACTGATGACTTAAAAAAACATACATTAAATGCAGATATTATTCTTGTCGGTGTCGGTGTTATTAATCTCATCAAAGAAGATATGGTCAAAGAAGGCGCTATCATAATAGACATTGGAATTAACAGAGCCGCCAATGGCAAACTTGTCGGTGATGTGGATTTTGAAAATGTCAGTCAGAAATGTTCCTATATTACTCCTGTTCCCGGTGGTGTCGGACCGATGACTATCGCAATGCTTTTGAGCAATACACTCAAAGCCGCAAAACTCAATGCACAGCAAAAAGATTGA
- a CDS encoding c-type cytochrome yields the protein MKHIFFLMIPLFVYASSTFITPMEYASQLYKNPRGIGCQNCHGENGEGKVIADYVHKKKKKSFVGPRINNIEFNSFYRVLNQRKRGMPRYFLTTEEIQALYLYLHKNDKKKKDVK from the coding sequence ATGAAACATATCTTTTTTTTAATGATTCCCCTGTTTGTATACGCTTCAAGTACTTTTATAACACCGATGGAATATGCTTCACAACTTTATAAAAACCCAAGAGGCATAGGCTGTCAAAATTGTCACGGAGAGAACGGGGAGGGGAAAGTCATAGCTGACTATGTGCATAAAAAAAAGAAAAAAAGTTTTGTCGGTCCAAGAATTAACAACATTGAATTCAATAGCTTTTATAGAGTTCTGAACCAAAGGAAAAGAGGTATGCCGAGATATTTCTTAACGACAGAAGAAATTCAGGCCCTGTATCTGTATCTGCACAAAAACGATAAAAAGAAAAAAGATGTTAAGTAA